The proteins below come from a single Oryzomicrobium terrae genomic window:
- the coaE gene encoding dephospho-CoA kinase (Dephospho-CoA kinase (CoaE) performs the final step in coenzyme A biosynthesis.) — MTMPPPFVVGLTGGIGSGKSAVAERFAARGAAIVDTDAIAHALTGPGGAAMAAIAAAFGPGVMRGDGALDRPAMRRLAFSDPAARQRLEAILHPLIRTESARQTEAAAAGHPYVLLAVPLLIESGSYRERCRRILVVDCPEALQITRVMARNQLSEDEVRAILAAQASRAERLAAADDVITNDGRLEQLDGQVAALDQRYRELAGSDLPSAPPPASIA, encoded by the coding sequence ATGACCATGCCCCCCCCCTTCGTCGTGGGACTCACCGGCGGCATCGGCAGCGGCAAGAGCGCCGTGGCCGAGCGCTTTGCCGCCCGGGGCGCGGCAATCGTGGACACGGACGCCATCGCCCACGCCCTGACCGGCCCCGGCGGCGCCGCCATGGCGGCCATCGCGGCGGCTTTCGGCCCTGGCGTGATGCGCGGCGACGGAGCCCTGGACCGGCCGGCCATGCGCCGCCTGGCCTTTTCCGATCCGGCGGCGCGGCAACGCCTGGAAGCCATCCTGCACCCCCTGATCCGCACCGAGAGCGCCCGCCAGACTGAAGCCGCCGCAGCCGGCCATCCGTACGTGCTGCTCGCCGTGCCTCTACTGATCGAATCGGGCAGTTACCGGGAACGCTGCCGGCGCATCCTGGTGGTGGATTGCCCCGAAGCGCTGCAGATCACCCGGGTGATGGCACGCAACCAGCTCAGCGAAGACGAAGTCCGCGCCATCCTCGCCGCCCAGGCCAGCCGGGCGGAACGGCTGGCTGCCGCCGACGATGTAATCACCAATGACGGCCGTCTGGAACAGCTCGATGGGCAGGTCGCCGCGCTCGACCAGCGCTA
- a CDS encoding SPOR domain-containing protein, which translates to MPIAVFLLILANLLFLAFTQGFFGNSASTTPPPRPVAPEQLRVVGRGDTPPAPPASAKENSGNDKDSSENKAAAEAKAPAPAQPPERDSEAPAKAAPAKASGTKAEPKPAEAKASAKPEVCLAWNGLSVAEADRLTGLFKDRPLKLTRRSQPAEVSQWWVFIPPLPSKADVDRKAGELKQMGISEFFIVQESGANHFAISLGVFSSENGAKDHLENLRAQGVRSAKVGPRAGKGEVVSLQARGDQDAIGAAKGSAAKILPKVQSGSCG; encoded by the coding sequence GTGCCCATCGCCGTTTTCCTGCTGATCCTCGCCAACCTGCTCTTCCTGGCCTTTACCCAGGGCTTCTTCGGCAACAGCGCCTCGACCACGCCTCCGCCCCGGCCGGTCGCGCCGGAGCAGCTGCGGGTGGTGGGCCGGGGCGACACCCCGCCAGCGCCTCCCGCCAGCGCCAAGGAAAACAGCGGCAACGACAAGGACAGCAGCGAGAACAAGGCCGCCGCCGAGGCCAAAGCCCCCGCTCCGGCCCAGCCGCCGGAACGGGACAGCGAAGCGCCGGCCAAGGCAGCGCCTGCCAAGGCCAGCGGGACCAAGGCCGAGCCCAAGCCGGCCGAAGCGAAGGCCTCCGCCAAGCCCGAGGTCTGTCTGGCCTGGAACGGCCTCAGTGTCGCCGAGGCGGACCGGCTGACCGGGCTGTTCAAGGACCGTCCGCTCAAGCTCACCCGGCGCAGCCAACCGGCCGAGGTGAGCCAGTGGTGGGTGTTCATCCCGCCCCTGCCGAGCAAGGCCGACGTGGACCGCAAGGCCGGCGAACTGAAGCAGATGGGCATTAGCGAGTTCTTCATCGTCCAGGAAAGTGGCGCCAACCACTTTGCCATTTCCCTTGGCGTGTTCTCCTCGGAAAACGGCGCCAAGGACCACCTGGAAAACCTCAGGGCGCAGGGCGTGCGCTCCGCCAAGGTCGGCCCCCGGGCCGGCAAGGGTGAAGTGGTGAGCCTGCAAGCCCGGGGCGACCAGGATGCCATCGGTGCCGCCAAGGGCAGTGCCGCCAAGATCCTGCCCAAGGTCCAGAGCGGCAGCTGCGGCTGA
- a CDS encoding TrpB-like pyridoxal phosphate-dependent enzyme encodes MSSLEPSRIYLDPAEMPTHWYNVAADLPTPPAPPLGPDGEVVKPEQMQAIFPDAIIEQEMSAQRWIEIPEEVRDIYRLWRPSPLVRAHRLEAALGTPAKIFYKYEGVSPAGSHKPNSAVPQAFYNKQAGIKRLTTETGAGQWGSSISFAGQMFGLDVRVYMVNVSYHQKPYRRLMMQTWGAEVFASPSELTQTGRDALAKDANNPGSLGLAISEAVEEAASRADTNYTLGSVLNHVLLHQSIIGLEAKTQFDKIGLYPDVIVGPCGGGSSFGGIAFPFLADKAAGEKRAERLRCVAVEPTSCPTLTQGAYAYDFGDASGFTPLMKMYTLGHDFMPPGIHAGGLRYHGASSLVSQLTHEGLVEPLAVPQLATFDAGVQFARSEGIIPAPESCHAIRAAIDEALAAKASGEPKVILFNLTGHGHFDMTSYDRYFSGQLEDFAYPADAIRASLEHLPKVG; translated from the coding sequence ATGAGCAGCCTCGAACCCAGCCGCATCTACCTCGACCCGGCGGAAATGCCGACCCACTGGTACAACGTCGCCGCCGACCTGCCTACCCCGCCCGCCCCGCCCCTGGGCCCGGACGGCGAGGTGGTCAAGCCCGAGCAGATGCAGGCCATCTTCCCCGATGCGATCATCGAGCAGGAGATGAGCGCCCAGCGCTGGATCGAAATCCCCGAGGAAGTTCGCGACATCTACCGCCTGTGGCGGCCCAGCCCCCTGGTGCGCGCCCACCGCCTGGAAGCGGCCCTGGGCACCCCGGCCAAAATTTTCTACAAGTACGAAGGCGTCTCCCCCGCCGGCTCCCACAAGCCCAACTCCGCCGTGCCCCAGGCCTTCTACAACAAGCAGGCCGGCATCAAGCGCCTGACCACCGAGACCGGCGCCGGCCAGTGGGGCTCCTCCATCTCCTTCGCCGGCCAGATGTTCGGCCTGGACGTGCGGGTGTACATGGTCAACGTCAGCTACCACCAGAAGCCCTATCGGCGCCTGATGATGCAGACCTGGGGGGCCGAGGTGTTCGCCAGCCCGTCCGAGTTGACCCAGACCGGCCGTGACGCCCTGGCCAAGGACGCCAACAACCCGGGCTCCCTGGGCCTGGCCATCTCGGAAGCGGTGGAAGAAGCCGCCTCCCGCGCCGACACTAACTACACCCTGGGCTCGGTGCTCAACCACGTGCTGCTGCACCAGAGCATCATCGGCCTGGAAGCGAAGACGCAGTTCGACAAGATCGGCCTCTACCCGGATGTGATCGTCGGCCCCTGCGGCGGCGGCTCGTCCTTCGGCGGCATCGCCTTTCCCTTCCTCGCCGACAAGGCCGCCGGCGAGAAGCGGGCCGAGCGCCTGCGCTGCGTGGCGGTGGAACCCACCTCCTGCCCGACCCTGACCCAGGGCGCCTACGCCTACGACTTCGGCGACGCCTCCGGTTTCACCCCGCTGATGAAGATGTACACCCTGGGCCACGACTTCATGCCCCCGGGCATTCATGCCGGCGGGCTGCGCTACCACGGCGCCTCGTCCCTGGTGTCGCAGCTGACCCACGAGGGGCTGGTGGAGCCCCTGGCCGTGCCCCAGCTGGCCACCTTCGACGCCGGGGTGCAGTTCGCCCGCAGCGAGGGCATCATCCCCGCCCCCGAGTCCTGCCACGCCATCCGTGCCGCCATCGACGAAGCCCTGGCGGCCAAGGCCAGCGGCGAGCCCAAGGTGATCCTGTTCAACCTCACCGGCCACGGCCATTTCGACATGACCTCCTACGACCGCTACTTCAGCGGCCAGCTGGAGGACTTCGCCTATCCCGCGGATGCCATCCGGGCCTCCCTGGAACACCTGCCCAAGGTCGGCTAA
- a CDS encoding biotin--[acetyl-CoA-carboxylase] ligase, with translation MSLRPPPSLSPDAPAAPLIDLTRLKACLGPAAGRFDVDALDHCDSTNLELARRPQAPSGTVVVADAQSAGRGRRGRTWVSPPGAGLTFSLLWRFNGPAGRPERLSGLSLAVGLAVAQALESLGIAGVRLKWPNDILLQSTDAPLAKLGGILVETSLERSGAAAIIGIGLNLEAPPDPGQPVAALADACRAAGTAPPDRHTVLAAVLSELAQVLDTFARDGFAALRPAWEARHAYQQQRVCLTGEHSRQEGCCLGVDDSGALLIETGAGTERHLVGDLSLRPAVASRNGPRLILDAGNSRLKWGLRDHGHWLAYGAWPWAEAAGALAALLRQHPGIDTALGCRVAGDAQIAPLQALLDAAAIPLCWLQPSAQAHGVRNSYQHPERLGADRWAALIGAWHREQRACLVVCAGTATTVDVLQAGDGEGIFAGGMILPGYALMRRALGQGTAQLPGEGGQFTPLPRLTEDAIATGCLSAQAGAIERMARQLPAGSPVLLAGGDADRLAPLLGHLPAVLAHGLVLDGLAHIAETSPPARPDSALALP, from the coding sequence GTGAGCCTCCGCCCCCCGCCATCCCTGTCGCCGGACGCCCCGGCCGCTCCCCTAATCGACCTGACCCGCCTCAAGGCCTGCCTCGGCCCGGCGGCCGGACGCTTCGACGTCGACGCCCTGGACCACTGTGACTCGACCAACCTGGAGCTAGCGCGGCGCCCCCAGGCGCCATCGGGCACGGTGGTGGTTGCCGACGCCCAGTCGGCGGGCCGGGGGCGCCGTGGCCGGACCTGGGTATCGCCCCCGGGTGCCGGCCTGACGTTTTCCCTGTTGTGGCGATTCAATGGTCCAGCCGGCCGGCCGGAACGGCTCAGCGGGCTATCCCTGGCCGTCGGCCTGGCCGTCGCCCAAGCCCTGGAATCCCTGGGCATCGCCGGGGTGCGCCTGAAATGGCCCAACGACATCCTGTTGCAAAGCACCGACGCGCCCCTGGCCAAGCTCGGCGGCATCCTGGTGGAAACCAGCCTGGAGCGTAGCGGTGCCGCCGCCATCATCGGCATCGGCCTCAATCTGGAGGCCCCGCCCGATCCCGGCCAGCCCGTGGCCGCCCTGGCCGACGCCTGCCGTGCTGCCGGGACGGCGCCCCCCGACCGCCACACCGTACTGGCCGCCGTCCTCAGCGAACTGGCCCAAGTGCTCGACACGTTCGCCCGGGACGGCTTCGCGGCGTTGCGCCCGGCCTGGGAAGCCCGCCATGCCTACCAGCAGCAGCGGGTCTGCCTGACCGGCGAGCACAGCCGCCAGGAAGGCTGTTGCCTGGGCGTGGACGACAGCGGCGCCCTACTCATCGAAACCGGCGCCGGAACAGAGCGCCACCTGGTCGGCGACCTGTCCCTGCGCCCGGCCGTCGCCTCGCGCAACGGCCCCCGGCTGATCCTCGATGCCGGCAACAGCCGCCTCAAGTGGGGTCTACGCGACCACGGCCACTGGCTGGCCTACGGCGCCTGGCCCTGGGCGGAAGCTGCCGGCGCCCTGGCGGCGCTGCTGCGCCAGCATCCGGGCATCGACACGGCCCTTGGCTGCCGGGTCGCCGGGGATGCCCAGATCGCCCCGCTCCAGGCCCTCCTCGACGCGGCCGCCATTCCGCTGTGCTGGCTGCAGCCCTCGGCCCAGGCGCACGGGGTGCGTAACAGCTACCAACACCCGGAACGTCTCGGCGCCGACCGCTGGGCCGCCCTGATCGGCGCCTGGCACCGGGAGCAGCGCGCCTGCCTGGTGGTTTGTGCCGGCACCGCCACCACCGTGGACGTGCTCCAGGCCGGCGACGGGGAAGGCATCTTCGCCGGCGGCATGATCCTGCCCGGCTATGCCCTCATGCGGCGCGCCCTGGGCCAGGGCACGGCGCAACTCCCGGGGGAAGGCGGCCAGTTCACCCCCCTGCCGCGGCTCACCGAAGACGCCATCGCCACCGGCTGCCTCTCCGCCCAGGCCGGCGCCATCGAACGCATGGCCCGCCAGTTGCCCGCCGGCAGTCCGGTGCTGCTGGCCGGCGGCGACGCCGACCGGCTGGCGCCACTGCTCGGCCATCTGCCGGCAGTGCTCGCCCATGGCCTGGTGCTCGACGGCCTGGCCCACATTGCTGAAACCAGTCCGCCGGCTCGACCCGATTCGGCGCTTGCGCTACCGTAG
- the ntrC gene encoding nitrogen regulation protein NR(I) — MKPVWIVDDDRSIRWVLEKALARESIAFRSFASANEVLTELDRGAEPPQVLLSDIRMPGASGLDLLTRIKDTWPGLPVIIMTAYSDLESAVAAFQGGAFEYLPKPFDVDQAIELIRRAVDESMHQSGADEEPSLTPEILGTAPSMQEVFRAIGRLSHSHATVLITGESGAGKELVARALHRHSPRADKPFIALNTAAIPKDLLESELFGHERGAFTGATAQRRGRFEEAAGGTLFLDEIGDMPPELQTRLLRVLSDGHYYRVGGHQPLKANVRVIAATHQNLETRVKEGLFREDLFHRLNVIRIRLPSLKERREDIPLLARHFLAKSAQELGVEAKRLSDSALKHLMGLDFPGNVRQLENLCHWLTVMAPGQTVELTDLPPEIREEAASSGSGGAYGDWETALAAEVDRLLTRSGGDVHDKLTRIFERILINRALAHTAGRRIEAATALGIGRNTITRKIQELGLDNPREAAASGD, encoded by the coding sequence ATGAAACCTGTCTGGATCGTCGACGACGACCGTTCCATCCGCTGGGTGCTGGAAAAGGCCCTGGCCCGGGAATCTATCGCCTTCCGCAGCTTCGCTTCGGCCAACGAAGTACTCACCGAACTCGACCGGGGTGCCGAACCGCCCCAGGTGCTGCTCTCCGACATCCGCATGCCTGGGGCCTCGGGCCTGGACCTGCTGACCCGCATCAAGGACACCTGGCCTGGCCTGCCGGTGATCATCATGACGGCCTACTCGGACCTGGAGTCGGCAGTGGCAGCCTTTCAGGGCGGCGCCTTCGAATACCTGCCCAAGCCCTTCGACGTGGACCAGGCGATCGAACTGATCCGCCGGGCCGTGGATGAGTCGATGCACCAAAGCGGTGCAGACGAGGAACCCAGCCTGACGCCGGAGATACTCGGTACCGCCCCGTCGATGCAGGAAGTGTTCCGCGCCATCGGCCGCCTGTCCCATTCCCACGCCACGGTGCTGATCACCGGGGAGTCCGGCGCCGGCAAGGAGCTGGTGGCCCGCGCCCTGCACCGCCACAGCCCCAGGGCCGACAAGCCGTTCATCGCCCTCAACACCGCCGCCATCCCCAAGGACCTGCTCGAATCCGAGTTGTTCGGTCACGAGCGCGGCGCCTTTACCGGGGCCACCGCCCAGCGTCGCGGCCGCTTCGAGGAAGCCGCCGGTGGCACCCTGTTCCTCGACGAGATCGGCGACATGCCCCCGGAACTGCAAACCCGCCTGCTGCGGGTGCTGTCCGACGGCCACTATTACCGGGTCGGCGGCCACCAGCCGCTCAAGGCCAACGTGCGGGTCATCGCCGCCACCCACCAGAACCTGGAAACCCGGGTCAAGGAAGGGTTGTTCCGGGAAGACCTGTTCCACCGCCTCAACGTCATCCGCATCCGCCTGCCGTCCCTCAAGGAACGGCGCGAGGACATCCCCCTGCTAGCCCGCCACTTCCTGGCCAAGAGCGCCCAAGAGCTCGGCGTGGAGGCCAAGCGCCTCTCCGACAGCGCTCTCAAGCACCTGATGGGGTTGGACTTCCCCGGCAACGTGCGCCAGCTGGAAAACCTCTGCCACTGGCTGACCGTGATGGCCCCGGGCCAGACCGTGGAGCTCACCGACCTTCCCCCGGAAATCCGCGAGGAAGCCGCCAGCAGCGGGAGTGGCGGTGCCTACGGCGACTGGGAAACAGCCCTGGCCGCCGAGGTGGACCGGTTGCTCACGCGCAGCGGTGGCGATGTGCACGACAAGCTCACCCGCATCTTCGAGCGCATCCTGATCAACCGGGCCCTGGCCCACACCGCCGGCCGGCGCATCGAGGCCGCCACCGCCCTGGGCATCGGTCGCAACACCATCACCCGCAAGATCCAGGAACTGGGCCTGGACAACCCGCGGGAAGCGGCGGCCAGCGGCGACTGA
- the glnL gene encoding nitrogen regulation protein NR(II) — protein sequence MTSTTTPSTAAAALNAIEPLPTFPGLDLLSAAVLVLDGECRVCYANPAAENLLALSHRALLGRPLGSALQFGAGLQAAFANAIANNWGYTGQNIEVKREGRETLHVDCTVTPVEPPANLPPARLLVELRPIDQQLKAHREERLIEQQIANRELIRNLAHEIKNPLGGIRGAAQLLERELVDLPNAPALKEYTQVIIKEADRLQDLMQRLLSPHRPMQPGPTNIHEILERVRSLLLAEYPGGLTVRRDYDTSLPEVVADREQLIQAHLNIARNAAQAMDGQGEIVLRTRAIRQVTLAKKRYRLAIEVQIIDNGPGIPDAIREKMFYPLVSGREGGSGLGLTLAQSFIQQHQGTIECDSRPGQTRFTLCLPVEEA from the coding sequence ATGACCTCCACCACGACGCCCTCCACCGCCGCCGCGGCACTCAACGCCATCGAACCTCTCCCCACCTTTCCCGGCCTCGACCTGCTGTCGGCCGCCGTCCTCGTCCTCGACGGCGAGTGCCGGGTTTGCTACGCCAACCCGGCGGCGGAAAACCTGCTCGCCCTCTCCCACCGCGCCCTGCTCGGGCGCCCCCTGGGCTCCGCATTGCAATTCGGCGCCGGCCTGCAGGCAGCCTTCGCCAACGCCATCGCCAACAACTGGGGCTATACCGGGCAGAACATCGAGGTGAAGCGCGAGGGTCGGGAAACCCTGCACGTGGACTGTACCGTCACCCCGGTGGAGCCCCCCGCCAACCTCCCCCCCGCCCGCCTGCTCGTGGAATTGCGCCCCATCGACCAGCAGCTCAAGGCGCACCGGGAAGAACGCTTGATCGAGCAGCAGATCGCCAACCGGGAGTTGATCCGTAACCTGGCCCACGAGATCAAGAACCCCCTGGGCGGCATCCGCGGCGCCGCCCAGCTGCTCGAACGGGAACTGGTGGACCTGCCCAACGCCCCGGCCCTCAAGGAATACACCCAGGTCATCATCAAGGAGGCGGACCGCCTCCAGGATCTGATGCAGCGCCTGCTCTCGCCCCACCGGCCGATGCAGCCGGGGCCGACCAACATCCACGAAATCCTGGAACGGGTGCGCAGCCTGCTGCTGGCCGAGTACCCGGGCGGCCTGACGGTTCGGCGCGACTACGACACCAGCCTGCCGGAGGTGGTGGCCGACCGGGAACAGCTGATCCAGGCCCACCTCAACATCGCCCGCAATGCCGCCCAGGCCATGGATGGCCAGGGCGAGATCGTGCTGCGCACCCGGGCGATCCGCCAGGTCACCCTGGCCAAGAAGCGCTACCGCCTGGCCATTGAAGTACAGATCATCGACAACGGTCCGGGCATTCCCGACGCCATCCGCGAAAAGATGTTCTACCCCCTGGTCTCGGGCCGGGAAGGTGGCTCGGGCCTGGGCCTGACCCTGGCGCAAAGCTTCATCCAGCAGCACCAAGGCACCATCGAATGCGACAGCCGCCCCGGCCAGACCCGCTTCACCCTGTGCCTGCCGGTGGAAGAAGCCTGA
- a CDS encoding DUF4124 domain-containing protein, with translation MKSASLLLSAALLLAAGSAQAQIFRCTDTEGNTVISNVQQGKNCKKVATDPVSTLPAPPKPSAAAPRTPSPAGFPRVDDATQKSRDGDRRRILEQELASEQKSLEEARKELAEQEGIRNGDERNYQKVLDRLQPYKDKVQLHERNIEAIRKETANLR, from the coding sequence ATGAAATCTGCGTCCCTGCTCCTTTCCGCCGCCCTGCTGCTTGCCGCCGGCAGCGCCCAGGCCCAGATCTTCCGCTGCACCGATACGGAGGGAAACACCGTCATCTCCAACGTGCAGCAAGGCAAGAATTGCAAGAAAGTGGCCACCGACCCGGTGTCCACCCTGCCCGCGCCGCCCAAGCCGAGCGCCGCCGCCCCGCGCACGCCCTCCCCGGCCGGCTTCCCCCGGGTCGACGACGCCACGCAAAAATCCCGGGACGGGGACCGTCGCCGCATCCTCGAACAGGAACTGGCCAGCGAGCAAAAGAGCCTGGAAGAAGCGCGCAAGGAGCTGGCCGAACAGGAAGGCATCCGCAACGGCGACGAACGCAACTACCAGAAGGTGCTCGACCGCCTGCAGCCCTACAAGGACAAGGTGCAACTGCACGAGCGCAACATCGAGGCCATTCGCAAGGAAACGGCCAACCTGCGCTAA
- the glnA gene encoding type I glutamate--ammonia ligase has translation MTTPQDVIKMVKENDVKFVDFRFTDTRGKEQHVGVPISHFDESKFEEGHAFDGSSIAGWKGIQASDMLLMPDADTAYIDPFFDETTLVLTCDVVEPADGKGYDRDPRSIAKRAEAYLKSSGIGDTAFFGPEPEFFIFDSIEWKTDMSGTYCKISSEEAPWSSDDKSEGGNAGHRPAVKGGYFPVPPVDRLNDIRAAMCLALESLGVPVEVHHHEVATAGQCEIGTKFSTLVKRADWTQIQKYVIHNVAYQYGKTATFMPKPLVGDNGSGMHVHQSIWKDGQNLFAGNGYAGLSEMALYYIGGIIKHARALNAITNPLINSYKRLVPHFEAPVKLAYSAKNRSASIRVPHVASTKARRIETRFPDPGANPYLCFAALLMAGLDGIQNKIHPGEPADKNLYDLPPEEDAKIPTVCHSLDQALEALDQDREFLTRGGVFSNDWIDAYIALKMEEVTKLRMAVHPLEFELYYSI, from the coding sequence ATGACGACCCCCCAGGACGTGATCAAGATGGTCAAGGAAAACGACGTTAAATTCGTCGATTTCCGCTTCACCGATACCCGTGGCAAGGAACAGCACGTCGGCGTGCCCATCAGCCACTTCGACGAGAGCAAGTTCGAAGAAGGCCACGCCTTCGACGGCTCCTCCATCGCTGGCTGGAAAGGCATCCAGGCTTCCGACATGCTGCTGATGCCGGACGCCGACACCGCCTACATCGACCCCTTCTTCGACGAAACCACCCTGGTGCTGACCTGTGACGTGGTGGAACCGGCCGACGGCAAGGGCTACGACCGCGACCCCCGCTCCATCGCCAAGCGCGCCGAGGCCTACCTGAAGTCCTCCGGCATCGGCGACACCGCCTTCTTCGGCCCGGAACCCGAGTTCTTCATCTTCGACTCGATCGAGTGGAAGACCGACATGTCCGGCACCTACTGCAAGATTTCCTCCGAAGAGGCCCCCTGGTCCTCCGACGACAAGTCCGAAGGCGGCAACGCCGGCCACCGCCCCGCGGTGAAGGGCGGCTACTTCCCGGTTCCCCCGGTTGACCGTCTCAACGACATCCGCGCCGCCATGTGCCTGGCTCTGGAATCCCTGGGCGTGCCCGTGGAAGTGCACCACCACGAAGTGGCCACCGCCGGTCAGTGCGAAATCGGCACCAAGTTCTCCACCCTGGTGAAGCGCGCCGACTGGACCCAAATCCAGAAGTACGTGATCCACAACGTGGCCTACCAGTACGGCAAGACCGCCACCTTCATGCCCAAGCCCCTGGTTGGCGACAATGGTTCCGGCATGCACGTGCACCAGTCCATCTGGAAGGACGGCCAGAACCTGTTCGCCGGTAACGGCTACGCCGGCCTGTCCGAAATGGCCCTGTACTACATCGGCGGCATCATCAAGCACGCCCGTGCCCTGAACGCGATCACCAACCCGCTGATCAACTCCTACAAGCGCCTGGTGCCCCACTTCGAAGCCCCGGTGAAGCTGGCCTACTCCGCCAAGAACCGCTCCGCCTCGATCCGCGTGCCCCACGTGGCCTCCACCAAGGCCCGCCGTATCGAAACCCGCTTCCCGGATCCGGGTGCCAACCCCTACCTGTGCTTCGCTGCCCTGCTGATGGCCGGTCTGGACGGTATCCAGAACAAGATCCACCCGGGCGAGCCTGCGGACAAGAACCTGTACGATCTGCCGCCGGAAGAAGACGCCAAGATCCCGACCGTCTGCCACAGCCTGGATCAGGCGCTGGAAGCCCTGGACCAGGACCGCGAGTTCCTGACCCGCGGCGGTGTGTTCTCCAACGACTGGATCGATGCTTACATCGCCCTGAAGATGGAAGAAGTGACCAAGCTGCGCATGGCGGTCCACCCCCTGGAGTTCGAGCTGTACTACTCCATCTAA
- a CDS encoding rhodanese-like domain-containing protein, with translation MGRLNELLALAKTRAQDQNFPYAGSLTPAEAHEVWKLAPGAVLVDVRTKAEWDWVGRVPGAVEIEWNLYPDGGRNPHFLDRLKREVDREALVLFLCRSGGRSHAAATAAANAGYTSACNILEGFEGDKNADGRRNTVGGWRHAGLPWVQS, from the coding sequence ATGGGTCGTTTGAACGAATTGCTGGCGCTGGCCAAGACCCGCGCCCAGGATCAGAATTTTCCCTACGCCGGCTCCCTGACCCCGGCGGAAGCCCACGAGGTGTGGAAGCTGGCTCCCGGGGCGGTGTTGGTGGATGTGCGCACCAAGGCCGAGTGGGACTGGGTGGGGCGGGTTCCCGGTGCGGTGGAGATCGAGTGGAACCTCTACCCGGACGGGGGGCGCAACCCCCATTTTCTCGATCGCCTGAAACGGGAAGTGGATCGGGAAGCCCTGGTGCTTTTCCTCTGCCGCAGCGGCGGCCGCTCCCATGCGGCGGCCACGGCGGCGGCCAACGCGGGCTACACCAGCGCGTGCAACATCCTGGAGGGCTTCGAAGGCGACAAGAACGCCGACGGCCGGCGCAATACCGTCGGCGGCTGGCGCCACGCCGGACTCCCCTGGGTACAGAGCTAA
- the nadA gene encoding quinolinate synthase NadA has product MQTIAFNPSFDRYNTLSDAECEERIRAARAKLGKKAVLLCHHYQRADVYQHADLTGDSLKLSRLAAQAESDYIVFCGVHFMAEVADIMSKPNQIAILPDLAAGCSMADMANLAKVTRAWRELGEVLGEDPANQVTPVTYINSAADLKAFCGERGGIVCTSSNARTIAEWAFARRPKVLFFPDQHLGRWTGHQLGMPLIDMVVWDPDLEYGGLTPEQIKNAKILLWKGHCSVHQMFQKSHIDAFRAKHPEGIVIAHPECNFEVCAASDHVGSTEHIVKTIKEAPKGTRWLVGTELNLVERLAREVAPDDKIVQFMATTICMCSTMQRIDPQHLAWTLENLVEGKVVNRISVPAHEAELARLALDRMLAVS; this is encoded by the coding sequence ATGCAAACCATTGCCTTCAACCCCTCCTTCGACCGTTACAACACCCTGTCCGACGCCGAGTGCGAAGAGCGCATCCGCGCCGCTCGGGCCAAGCTGGGCAAGAAGGCGGTGCTGCTGTGCCACCACTACCAGCGGGCCGACGTGTACCAGCACGCCGACCTGACCGGCGATTCCCTCAAGCTGTCGCGCCTGGCCGCCCAGGCCGAGAGCGACTACATCGTCTTCTGCGGTGTGCACTTCATGGCCGAAGTGGCGGACATCATGTCCAAGCCCAACCAGATCGCCATCCTGCCCGACCTGGCCGCCGGCTGTTCCATGGCCGACATGGCCAATCTGGCCAAGGTCACCCGGGCCTGGCGCGAACTGGGCGAGGTGCTCGGCGAGGACCCGGCCAACCAGGTCACCCCGGTCACCTACATCAACTCGGCGGCCGACCTGAAGGCCTTCTGCGGCGAGCGCGGCGGCATCGTGTGCACCTCGTCGAACGCCCGCACCATCGCCGAATGGGCCTTCGCCCGCCGGCCCAAGGTGCTGTTCTTCCCCGACCAGCACCTGGGCCGCTGGACCGGCCACCAGCTGGGGATGCCCCTCATCGACATGGTGGTGTGGGATCCGGACCTGGAGTACGGCGGCCTCACCCCGGAGCAGATCAAGAACGCCAAGATCCTGCTGTGGAAGGGCCACTGCTCGGTGCACCAGATGTTCCAGAAGAGCCACATCGACGCTTTCCGCGCCAAGCACCCGGAGGGTATCGTCATCGCCCACCCGGAGTGCAACTTCGAGGTGTGCGCCGCTTCCGACCACGTCGGCTCCACCGAGCACATCGTCAAGACCATCAAGGAAGCGCCCAAGGGCACCCGCTGGCTGGTGGGCACCGAGCTCAACCTGGTGGAGCGGCTGGCCCGGGAAGTGGCGCCGGACGACAAGATCGTCCAGTTCATGGCCACCACCATCTGCATGTGCTCGACCATGCAGCGCATCGACCCCCAGCACCTGGCCTGGACCCTGGAAAACCTGGTGGAAGGCAAGGTGGTCAACCGCATTTCAGTGCCGGCCCACGAAGCCGAACTGGCGCGCCTGGCCCTGGACCGCATGCTGGCGGTGTCCTGA